A segment of the Parasphingopyxis algicola genome:
TGGTCGCGCGCGATGGTCGCCGAGAATCGGCTCCATCCGTCGGACCTGATCTGGCCGCTCTTCGTCACCGATGGCGATGACGAGCAGCCGATCGCGACCATGCCGGGCGTCTCGCGCTGGCCGGTCGAGCAGATCGCCGACCGGGCTCGGGAAGCGGCGGATGTCGGCATCCCCTGCGTCGCGCTCTTCCCCAACACGCCGCCCGATCTGCGCTCGGACGACGGCGCCGAGGCGCTCAATCCGGACAATCTGATGTGCCGGGCGATCGGCGCGATCAAGGACGCGCTCGGCGCGGATATCGGCATCCTCACCGATGTCGCGCTCGATCCCTATACGTCGCACGGCCAGGACGGGCTGGTCGGCGATTCCGGTTACGTTCGCAACGACGATACGGTGTCGGTCCTGGTCGAGCAGGCGCTGAACCAAGCGCGGGCCGGGGCGGACATCATCGCCCCCTCCGACATGATGGACGGCCGGGTGGGCGCGATTCGCGAGGCGCTGGAGGACGATGCGCACACGACCGTCCAGATCATGGCCTATGCCGCCAAATATGCGAGCGCCTTTTACGGACCGTTCCGCGACGCGGTGGGCAGCGGCGGGCTGCTGAAAGGCGACAAGAAGACCTATCAGATGGACCCGGCCAATGGCGAAGAGGCGCTGCGCGAGGTTGCGCTCGATATCGCCGAGGGCGCGGACAGCGTGATGGTGAAGCCCGGGCTCGCCTATCTCGATATCGTCCGGCGCGTGAAGGAGCGGTTCGAAGTGCCGGTCTTTGCGTACCAGGTGTCCGGCGAGTTCGCGATGATCGAGGCGGCGGCCGCGGCCGGGGCAGGGGACCGCGACGCGCTGGTGCTAGAGACCTTGCTCGCGTTCAAGCGCGCCGGCGCGTCGGGCGTCCTGACCTATCACGCGCTCCATGCCGCGCGGCTGATGGCCGACTGAATTTCGACATCGCCGTCATTGCGAGGAGGCCCGAACTCGTTTCGGGGCGACGAAGCAATCCAGGGCAGCCGGCGATCCGCTTTTTGCTCTGGATTGCTTCGCCGCGCTCGCAATGACGGGGTTGGTTGTCGAAACGTTCCCGTTTAATCAGCGTCGATGATGATCGAAACCGACCGCCTGATCCTGCGCGAGTGGCGCGATGCGGACCGCGAGCCGATGTACGCGCACGTCAATTCGCAGCCCAACGTCATGCGCTACCTGCTCGGCGTGCAGACCCGCGACAAGACCGGCGAGATGATCGACAAGTTCATCCGCTGGCAGCGCAACCATGGCCACACCTTCTGGGTCGTCGAGCGCAAGGACGATGGCGAGCTGCTGGGCTTTTGCGGGCTCAAGCGCGTCGACGATGACGGCGTGCTGCCCGATCCCGGCACGATCGAGATCGGATGGCGGTTGCGCGAAGACGCCTGGGGGAAGGGCTATGCCCGCGAAGCGGCGGTGGCGAGCATGAACTACGCGTTCGACACGTTCGCCCCCGCATTCGTGACCGCCTTTACCGTCGAGGGCAACGAGGGCTCATGGGGGCTGATGGAACGGCTCGGCATGGCGCGCCGCGCGGATCTCGATCACTGGTATGACGAATGGGGGCCGGATCTCGGCAACGGCATCGTCTATCGCATGGAAGCCGCGGACTGGGCGGCGAAGCGCGGGGAATTCGAACAAGGGGAAGTCAAAGCATGAAAGACGTCAGTATCATCCCGTTCAACGGCAAGACGCCGCAGATCCACGAGACGGCCTTCGTCGCGCCCGGCTGCCGGCTGATCGGCGATGTCCGGATCGGTGCGGGATCGAGCATCTGGTACAATTGCGTGCTCCGCGCGGACGTGAACTATATCGCGGTCGGCGAGCGATCGAATATTCAGGACGGGACGGTCGTCCATTGCGACGGCGATCACGGGCCCGAGCATCCGGGCATCCCGACGATCATCGGCGACGACGCCCTGATCGGCCATATGGCGATGCTCCACGGCGCGCGGCTGCACGACAAAAGCTTTGTCGGGCTCGGCGCGATCGTCATGGACGGCTGCGAGATCGAGAGCGGCGGGATGATCGCGGCGGGCGGCATGCTGACGCCGGGCAAGATTATCCGGGCCGGGGAGATGTGGGGCGGGCGCCCGGCGAAGAAGATGCGCGACCTGACCGAGCAGCAGCAGGCGATCAACAATCTCGGCACGATGCATTATGCCGAGCTCGCGCCGATCCACGCCGAGGCGGTCGCAGACTCCTGATTTACTGGGTCCTGAGCCGGCCGTTCAGCGCCTCGTAGCGCCGGACTTGTGCCTCGTAGAGCGCCGCGACGCGTTCGCGCGCCGCGAGCAGCCGCTCGGTTTCCGCCGGTTCGCCGGTCGTCGCCTGTTCGGCGAGAATGGCGTCGAGCGATCCGAGCGCGCGTGTCGTGTCGGTGCGCGTCGAATCGAGCGCCGACACGGCAAGCTGGGCCCCGATCCAGGCCTCGCTCTCGAGCGAGCTGCCGGCCGCTGCGGCGACGGCGTCCTGCGCCGCGGGATAGGCCTGGCTGAACGCGCGGTCGCCGGCTTCGGCCTCGCGCACCAGTGCGTCGATCTCGGCCGCAAGCGCCGCATCGTTCGCCGAAGCCACGGGTGCGATGGCGCGGACGGGCTCGTCCAATATCCCCTCGATCGGCCGGGGCGTGAGCGAGGGTGCCTCGCCCTCTGGGCCGGCACAGCTGGCGAGGAGCAGGATGGCGAAGGGAAGCGGGCTGCGCATGGTCATGATTTGGCTCTAGGCGGTGCGGCTTTTGCCCGCAACGGGGTTGCGCCCGTGTTCCAGTCCGACTACATGGCCCGTTCCCGCGCGCCCGTAGCTCAGCTGGATAGAGTACCTGACTACGAATCAGGGGGTCGGAGGTTCGAATCCTTCCGGGCGCGCCATTCTCTCGCTCAAAAGTACGTCGCTTCGCTCAGTGTGTTTTTGAGCGGTCACGTCTTCTCCCTATTCCGCCGCCTGCGGCACCATCACCGCGCGCCACCAGGTCTCGTTGTCGAGATACCAGCGGACGGTCTCTTCGAGCCCCTCGTCGATGCTCCTGACCGGGCGGCAGCCCAGTTCGGCGGCGATCTTGCTGTCGTCGATCGCATAGCGCCGGTCATGGCCCAACCGATCCTCGACATGCGATTTGAGCGATGCGCTCGGTAGGCCCTTCGCGGCGGGCGCTTCCGGGAAACGCTCGGCCAGGCTCGGGTCGGTCTCGAACAGGCGATCGACGGTCGCGCAGATCCGGTCGATCAGTTCGAGATTGGGCAGCTCGGCGCCGCCGCCGACATTATAGACGTCGCCGCTCTTCCCGTCCTCGATCACCGCCTGGATCGCCCGGCAATGATCGCCGACATGCAGCCAGTCCCGCCGCTGCATCCCGTCGCCATAGATCGGCAGCGCCTCGCCATGCAGCGCGTTGATCAGGAACAACGGAATCAGCTTTTCGGGAGATTGGAACGGCCCGTAATTGTTCGAACAGTTGGATATCGTCGTGTCCAGGCCGTAGGTCGCATGAAAGGCGCGGACGAGATGATCCGCGCCGGCTTTCGATGCCGCATAGGGCGAATTCGGCGCATAGCGCGAGATTTCACGGAAGGCGGGATCGTCCGGGCCGAGACTGCCATAGACTTCATCGGTCGAGATATGATGGAAACGATGCGCCCGGCCGCTACCCGTATCGAGCCAGACGGCCTTGGCCGCCTTGAGCACGCTGAGTGTCCCCAACACATTGGTTTCGATGAAAATGTCGGGCCCGTGAATCGACCGGTCGACATGG
Coding sequences within it:
- a CDS encoding GNAT family N-acetyltransferase; this translates as MMIETDRLILREWRDADREPMYAHVNSQPNVMRYLLGVQTRDKTGEMIDKFIRWQRNHGHTFWVVERKDDGELLGFCGLKRVDDDGVLPDPGTIEIGWRLREDAWGKGYAREAAVASMNYAFDTFAPAFVTAFTVEGNEGSWGLMERLGMARRADLDHWYDEWGPDLGNGIVYRMEAADWAAKRGEFEQGEVKA
- the hemB gene encoding porphobilinogen synthase, with the protein product MSHAAYPALRMRRTRATAWSRAMVAENRLHPSDLIWPLFVTDGDDEQPIATMPGVSRWPVEQIADRAREAADVGIPCVALFPNTPPDLRSDDGAEALNPDNLMCRAIGAIKDALGADIGILTDVALDPYTSHGQDGLVGDSGYVRNDDTVSVLVEQALNQARAGADIIAPSDMMDGRVGAIREALEDDAHTTVQIMAYAAKYASAFYGPFRDAVGSGGLLKGDKKTYQMDPANGEEALREVALDIAEGADSVMVKPGLAYLDIVRRVKERFEVPVFAYQVSGEFAMIEAAAAAGAGDRDALVLETLLAFKRAGASGVLTYHALHAARLMAD
- the rfbB gene encoding dTDP-glucose 4,6-dehydratase, encoding MSAILVTGGAGFIGANFVRHWRATHPADEIVILDALTYAGHRENLDGIGGVELVEGDIRDFELVQKLLAGRNVGRIAHFAAESHVDRSIHGPDIFIETNVLGTLSVLKAAKAVWLDTGSGRAHRFHHISTDEVYGSLGPDDPAFREISRYAPNSPYAASKAGADHLVRAFHATYGLDTTISNCSNNYGPFQSPEKLIPLFLINALHGEALPIYGDGMQRRDWLHVGDHCRAIQAVIEDGKSGDVYNVGGGAELPNLELIDRICATVDRLFETDPSLAERFPEAPAAKGLPSASLKSHVEDRLGHDRRYAIDDSKIAAELGCRPVRSIDEGLEETVRWYLDNETWWRAVMVPQAAE
- a CDS encoding gamma carbonic anhydrase family protein → MKDVSIIPFNGKTPQIHETAFVAPGCRLIGDVRIGAGSSIWYNCVLRADVNYIAVGERSNIQDGTVVHCDGDHGPEHPGIPTIIGDDALIGHMAMLHGARLHDKSFVGLGAIVMDGCEIESGGMIAAGGMLTPGKIIRAGEMWGGRPAKKMRDLTEQQQAINNLGTMHYAELAPIHAEAVADS